The genomic DNA TTCTTCTGTCGTTTTAATAAGTGGCGAGATTTTGTAAAGCAGCCATTGTGGACTTATAAAGACGATTCTCAATATGCAAGGAATGGAGATAAAAATTCTATTCCGCGCGCCGATGGGAAGTTATCGGCCATGGGAGGATAAGGAAGAACTTATTTCCCAAAATGGACAATATTATAAACCTGTCTTCATGATTTCTTTTAAAATCGCTTTAAAGTTCTCTTCGACATGGAAGCACTGATCATATTTTTGGAATGCGTTGGATTCACCTCATAATCTTTCGATTGGCATCGGTTGTAATTTATCCCAGACTTTTTCTTCAATCTTGATAAATTAAAGAATTAACGGCACTTATCTAATATAATACACTCTGTAATTCATGAGGACGAATTCTAATACACTTCCCACTCTTCGATTTTCGTTTTCTGGTTGAGCAGATAGATTTTTAGATCGTCAAACCAGACTTCATTTTCCCCGTTCTCATCGCCGGGATTCCCCATGTGCATGATGTATAAAAGCGGATCGCTCGTTAAAAAATCCCCTCTCGGAAGAACGACATCGACATAAGTCCATTCGTTGGCGTTTTCGATGGGAACATCCACATCGGTTCCCGTCCAAGGATCTTCGCTCATGGCGATGATTGGCCGGATCGTAAAGGGAACAACTTGGGTGCGAATCCAAAACGTTACCCGCCAATCGTACAAGTCGGAACCCTCCGGCCGGGTAAACGCTTCGTTGGAAAACTGCAGATGGGTTAAGGCGACATTATCGGGAGTGTACGTAAGAACAACTAACGCGTTTCCGCCGTTCGGACCTTCTTCGATCATCCCCAGCAGTTCGGCGGTGGCGTTGTTTCTTTGCACCATATACCAGCCTGGAACAAATTCTTCGCCTTCAAAAGGCTCTTCAAAAACCAACTCGCCAGGGATTTCCTGGGCAGATAGCTGCACAGGCAGGTTTGTAAGTGCAATCAGAAGAAAGATCGCGAGCCTCAAAACCATTCCTTTAGAATTCTCATTCATTTTCCCGCCTCCTTTATTCGGCATTATCCATTTAAAGCGAGGAATTGAACTGTATTCTTGATATTCATCCGATTGTCCCATGCCAGCATGAGTCATATCAAGCGCTTTGTATCATACGATTCATATCGAGTCTACGGAAAAGCGCTTTTTTCTTAATCCATCCATCGAAATTCCTATTGCCGCGTCATGCCTCCTCCGGTTAACCAATCCGAACGCGTTAATAGTCTTTCAAATTATCCACTGCGGTATTGGTAGTAGCATCAGAGGTTTCCGCAGAATCTGGATTTTTCATCAAACTGGAGATATCCAGCGCTTCAAAATTCAATCCTTTTACGGTTCGCAATTCATTGACTAACCGGTCGTTGTTCCATCTCGAATTGGACGCCCCGCTGATAAACCAGTTACTTCCATTATCGGCCAAAATCATTCCATTTTCTTTAAATGAGGAAAGGATTGCTTTCGTCTGAGAAGAAAAACCGGAAATATCAAAAGAAGACTTCAAGCAAAAACGCTGCCCCATCGGCGGCAACGAGGGATTTGAACAATGATTGACAGACGCCTATTATATATGAGAGAATGAATGGAAATCGGAAAAAACGATAGCATTAAAGAGATGCATTCGATCGCTATGCGATTTTTATTGTTTTGTTGGAAGGGTGTTGCGGATTTTGATTTTATAAATCATTGGGCGCGATTGCCATGGTAAGAGCAGCGAAAGAAAGAGCGAATCTCACAGGTCGAAAAAAGGCGGCGATTTTACTTGCTGCCAGTGATCTTGAGACCGCCGCCAACATTTATCGGCATTTATCCGATGAAGAAATCGAGCAGATCACTCTCGAAATAAGCAATCTGGGAACCGTTTCCTCGGAACTGGTCGAACAAGTCGTCGAAGAATTCGCTTGCGCGATTCTCGCCCCGCCGCCTATCGTTCATGGGGGAGTTTCCTCCGCGCGAAACATCTTGGAAAAAGCCTTAGGGGCGGAAAAATCCATACAAATCATCGAACGGCTTCAAGGAATGCATCAAAGCGCGCCGTTTAATTTTCTCAAGATAGTGGATTCCAACGATATTTTACCGTTCTTCCAAAACGAGCATCCCCAAATTCTCGCGCTTATCTTGTCCTTTTTGGACTATAAGCAATCCGCCGGAATCCTGGAACATCTGGATTCTTCCTTGGCCGCCGATCTGGCGTCCAGGATCGCTAGGATAGAGGCTATCTCCCCGGAAATCATTTCTGAACTCGAAAGGGTATTTGCGCACAAGGCCGCTGCGGCTTTATCCATCGAATTTTCGCCCATTGGGGGGATTCAAGCCGCTGCAGAGATGGTAAACCGGCTCAGCAGGGATAAACAAAAGACCCTCATCGAATCCCTGGAATCAGAAAATCCTGAACTCGCGGCGGAAATTAAGAAGTTGATGTTTACCTTCAACGACATTCAATTTTTGGATGATCGCTTAATTCAAGTATTTTTGAGAGAGGTAGATTTTAGAGAGTTGGCGATAGCATTGAAGGACGCAAAAGAAGAAGTGCAATCCAAGATTTTCCGCAATGTTTCTTCCCGCGCCGCGGATAACCTAAGAGAAGATATGGAATTCATGGGGCCAATGAAGCCTAAATGGATCGAGGAGGCCCAACGCAAGATTCTTTCCATTATCAGTCGAATAAAAGAAAGTCATGAATGGAGCGGCGATTCCCCTGTCGCTGAAGTTGAAACTCTAACGGAGACGCGGAATTGAGATGAATACTCAACCTTCCATTCTTCCCGTGGAAGAAATAGAAGAAAATAATCCCGATCGCGCCGGTCTCGGATTTCTGCCTCTTTTCTTACCAGCGCTCCTCGCCGCCATCCTGGCGCAATTTCTGGAACTTTATTACAACGAGTATTCGATATTCTCAAGTTTTGAATTTATCGATTTGACGCTGGGATTCTTTATCTCGATTTCTTTTTTATCTTCAGCGTTCCAGAAGATTCAAAACCGAAGCTTGCTCGTTCTTGACGAATTGGCCTATGCGTTCTCGAATCGATGGATTCGCCTTCTTCTCTTTGTCGCGGCTTTTTCTCCCATTATCCATCTAAGCCCATCCTATTGGAAAATATCGTGGGGGTTGTTGTTTCCGTTGTCATCTACCCATTCCATTCCATTCGACTTATTTTGCCGGTTGTTGTTTCGCGTTTCCGGACTTCTAATTTTCGGATTTCTTTGGTTCAACCTGATCGGCCGGTTGGGGTGGGCTTTTTTCGATCTTCGCGCCCGACCTGACTGGACAATCCAACTGTCGAAAGCAAAGCAAGCGGAGTCCGGCTTGGAAGAAGAGACGACGGTTGAAGAGGTCGCCATAGAAAGCGAACAGGAAAAGGATGCTTCTCGTCCTCGGAATTTGGAACAGTTGATGGAAATTGTCGGAATGTCGGAAGAAGAGAAGAAAGCGTTGGAATTACAAAAAACCGTTTTTGAATATATGGCCCAAAATCCAAAACAAGCGGCGATCGTTATAAAATCCTGGCTATCCAGATAAAACCGGCTGCAAAGTTTTTCGCTTATTGCGGTTTTCAACGGATGTCGGAAGGGGCCGAGAAGTTAGTCGGCGAGATTCGCTTACAAATTAAGAAAGTAAGGACATTATGGATTTGATATTGCCGGCAAGGAATCGAAGGGATGAACAGCGAAGCCTTTAATCTCGCATTTCAAGTACACCGGAACGAAATGAATTTTTCGGAAGGTTTATTGAAGTCGGTGGAGGCCGGCGCGCAAGAAGATTTTATCGAGGCGTTAAATTCGCTGACGGGAAAAATCCTATATACTGTAGAACAGCTGGATGAGCTCATCGAAAAAGCGCAAAAAGAAAATGAGCCTGATGTGTCCGAGGTTCATGCTTTTTTTGACGAAACTTTCGAATCGCAAAATCCAACCGATTCCAATTCTAATACCGCTTCCCAAACGGAATCTTTTTCCGAATCGATGGAGAGATCCGCTTCCGGCGAGTACGCAGAATTGCTGGCAAAAAAAGGAATGAGAGAAGCCTGTTTGCGGAAATTGGAAAAGATCGAACCGGACCGCATGTTGGAATTTCTCCAAATAATGACCGGAATCGATTGGCGAGGAGGATATGGCCTAAACCGGCATACCCCCTTGGACGCGGCCATTTTGAAAACGCTATTCCAACGCGGAAACGCAGAATGCCGGGAAATCGTCCGCCAACGCGCGTTAAAAGGGTGGATCGAAGCCGAAGGGACGCTTGCCGAGCTGGCCATTCGCGGCAACGGAGAGGCCATGGTTTTTATTCTGCAAACGAATCTTCGCGGCCATCCGCCCGCCAACCTCTGGCGAAGCGACGCCCAGTTGTTAACGCAGGCAGCCCGTTTTCTCGCGGCGGAATATCCTCGGGGAGGTCCGGTTACCGATTTTATCAAAGAATTGATTCAAAATCATTGTCCGGATTTTATCGGGTATCTCCTTCATTCTTTAATCCAATTTCATAAGGTCAGTTTAATGTATCTTCCCGCCGCTGGAGAATTTCCCATCGTATTGACCAATGAACGGAAAAAAGAATACGCGCTGCAATATAAAGATGCAGGACCGCCGCCTGCATCAGCGGATAACGAAAAAAAATCTACAACTCCCGGTGGTAAATTGTCCCGCAATCCTTTTCTTAAAGAGACTCTTTCCTTAAACGATCTTTCAAGAATCGTTGCCATGATATACATACACCGGCCAGCGGCCGCTTACCGATATTTCGGCGCCATATACGATTCTCTTTGCGGGAAAATTTCCGTCCTTTTTGAGAATTGGACGAACGATCCTATCGTCGCCCATGCGCTTTGCCTGCAAGCTCAGGGAGGCTATCCCGGAAGCCGCGAACAGGTTCTTCATCTTGTCGAAGCGGGGATTGATCTCGACCGAATCGATCCCAAACGATTCGACTTCACCGCGATCCCCGGATTTTTAGAAGATATTCTACCAACGATCGCGAAAACCAATCCTAAAGCGAGCGATCTTCTTTATTTTATGGCTCAATTCTCTCCATCTTCTTCCTCAGAGGAAATGGAACGATCGTAATCCAAAACAAGTAAGGATCGTAGCATGGAAATTAATCCCAATCCTATCGAAAAAAATCCAGAATCAGACCCGATCGATTCCGCACTTGGGAAAACTCAAGAACTTGCTTCCAGCCAAGGCGCTAACCCCGGCGACCGGTTCAATGACGATCAGATAGTAACATTGGTTAATATCCACGAATGCTTAAGACGAATATTTTCCCACTCGCTGTCCGCTTTTTTACGAATGAGAATCGATGTTTGCTTGAAATCTTACGCCCAAGTTTCTTATAAAGAATTACTTCATTCTTTCCCTTCCCCTACATATCTCGCCCTCCTGAATCCGGATCCATTGGAAGGTAAATGGATTATGGAATTCTCGACCGATTTTTGTTTTGCGGCGGTCGATCGTTTGTGCGGAGGCCGGGGAGACGGATTAAATACCTATAGAGAACTTTCCGACGCCGAACAGACGGTTATCGAAAAAATCTTGTATCGGCTCTTTGACTGTCTCCATGAAGCCTTCGCCAACATCGCGCCTCTAACCCTCTCCATTGAAGAATCCGCAACCCAATCGCATACCATCGGCTCTAGTTATCTTGAGGAAGAGATGGTGTTTGTTATGACTCTATCCGCAAACATTAGAAATACGGCTGGAACCATTCGCTTATGTTATCCCTACTCCTCTTTTGTTTCGGTCGAAAATGCGCTTTCCAGCGGATGGAAGGACCAAGATCAATCATTGGGGGCTTTTTCCCGAATCCCGGCGGTGGATGAAGTGGAATACCAGCGAATGCGAAATATTCTTCTTCCCGCCTATACGCCTAAAGGTCAATCGGAATCCCGTCTGCGAGACTTAGCGTGGCGTAAGGACGATTCGTTGGGATTACTCTTGACGTTACAGGATGGCGAAGTTATTCAATGTATCGGAATTGATTATCGCTCTTACCTTGACGAAGCCGCAGGACAAATGCAAAAGAGCGAATCGCTTTCAAAATTGTTCGAAAATGCTTAGTAGTCTACCCCTACGCTTGCATCTCCTTCGCTTTCAAAATCTCGCTCTTCTTCTCTCCCTTACGAATCTTCATACCTCAGTCCCTATAGCGACTCGCTATGTTGCTACTTTTGCAGAATGGCTTCCGCCAGTTTTTTGCGTAATTCCAAAAGTTGCATTGGGTTTTGATTCCAGGTCCCCCATGTCGGAACTGCTTGGGTTACGATCTGTTGCACAAGTTCCTGCTTTCCCTGCCGATCCAGGATCTGAAAATATTCATAATCCTCCATACCGTCGCGCAGATTTTTGAGCCGGATGCTGGCGACGGGGCCGTCGACTCCCGCATCGACGCCGGGATAAAACAGAAAGCCGTCGCCGTTCCAACGGATGCGGAATCCAGGATCGTCCCAGGGATCGCGATCCGGGCTGCCCCAATACACTGTAGACCAATACAATAATCCGGTGACGCCATAGCGCCGGTTCAGCCAGGGCGCAATGCGATAACTTAGCGCGGGAAAATCCAATTGCCAGTAGGGAGGATTATCATTCTTCACATTCTCATAGCTGGGATGATAGGAAGGCGCGGATTGTACCAGCGCGGAATAACTCCAGACCTCGTCGCCCTGCGACTGCACGCGACGAACGCTGCTTTCATCGATGAAAGCGAACAACGGGCACCAAATGTCGATGGAACCATCCAACGCGCCCCATTGCGGATTCTGCGCGTAGGGCTGCTCTACCACCAGACGCCGGATGCCGGGATTAGCCTCTTTCACCAACGCCCCCAATTGGCGCACTTGTTCATAGGCTTCGGAGGTGTTGGGCTCATCCAACATATATAAATAGGCGCCGCGTTCCCAGCCTTTCTTTTGCAGATAGGCAAACCAGGAACGGTAATACTGAATCGCCTTGCTGCGATTTTCCCCTAGGATATCGCGAAAGGGCGCGCGCGGGATTTCGAGATTAGTAAGATGATAGCGATGAACGAACTCGGCAATCTGCCGGTCGTTTTCATCCTCCATTACGATTGATCCATCCTCTGCCGTTCGGGGAAAGTAGCGCGATGGCAAGGGGGGATTGAGCCGATGTTCGGCCATCAAGGCAATATAACGGTCTTCCAGTTGTTGATAACGTTCGGAATTGCGTTCGATTTTGTAATAACCAGCGATTCCCGAAAATCCCCCAAAATGGTTTTCATGCGAGGGACCGTCCGGCAAAGCGAAATCCCAGACATGCAGGCGCACAGGAATCGCCGCTTTTGCGTTGCGGGCGGTAACGCGCATCTCGCCTTCATAAATTCCCGCCGGGCATTGCGCAGGAACGCGCACATCCACCCACAATCGTTGATGCTGATCTTGCCAAACATCGAAACCGGCGGCGCCGAATCGGCTGCCTTGCATTTTATTTTCCCGCCAACGCGCGCAATGGAAAGATTCGCCGGTATAGGGATCGTAAAATGGCGCCAGCGGATCGGGAATCCATCCCGGCGGCAATACGGCGCGGGGAGACGAATAACGAACCGGTACATCGATTTCGCGGAACAAGGACATTTCGGCCAAAGGAATTTCGCCGCTTTCGGTATTTTTCAGGGTTGTGATTTCCACGTTGAGATTTTCCAGATTCCCGCCCCGCGCCGTTACGGCCACCTGGAAGGATTCTATCTCGTTTTTGGCGCTGAAAATTTCGACGGCGTCATCGCCATGAAACTCGCCAACGGGACCGATGCGAACCGTGGAAGGTGCGGATTTCAATTCGATCTGCGCATCGCTCCACGATAGAGCTGGGACGAATATCAAAATAAACAAGAGTGATTTCCATATCTGATCCATTGATGCGATATCCTTTCATGAACGAGATTTCGAATTGAATGTATGGGTAGATCAATTTGAGCGCTTGGAGTCTA from Candidatus Omnitrophota bacterium includes the following:
- the fliG gene encoding flagellar motor switch protein FliG; amino-acid sequence: MVRAAKERANLTGRKKAAILLAASDLETAANIYRHLSDEEIEQITLEISNLGTVSSELVEQVVEEFACAILAPPPIVHGGVSSARNILEKALGAEKSIQIIERLQGMHQSAPFNFLKIVDSNDILPFFQNEHPQILALILSFLDYKQSAGILEHLDSSLAADLASRIARIEAISPEIISELERVFAHKAAAALSIEFSPIGGIQAAAEMVNRLSRDKQKTLIESLESENPELAAEIKKLMFTFNDIQFLDDRLIQVFLREVDFRELAIALKDAKEEVQSKIFRNVSSRAADNLREDMEFMGPMKPKWIEEAQRKILSIISRIKESHEWSGDSPVAEVETLTETRN
- a CDS encoding glycoside hydrolase domain-containing protein, producing MDQIWKSLLFILIFVPALSWSDAQIELKSAPSTVRIGPVGEFHGDDAVEIFSAKNEIESFQVAVTARGGNLENLNVEITTLKNTESGEIPLAEMSLFREIDVPVRYSSPRAVLPPGWIPDPLAPFYDPYTGESFHCARWRENKMQGSRFGAAGFDVWQDQHQRLWVDVRVPAQCPAGIYEGEMRVTARNAKAAIPVRLHVWDFALPDGPSHENHFGGFSGIAGYYKIERNSERYQQLEDRYIALMAEHRLNPPLPSRYFPRTAEDGSIVMEDENDRQIAEFVHRYHLTNLEIPRAPFRDILGENRSKAIQYYRSWFAYLQKKGWERGAYLYMLDEPNTSEAYEQVRQLGALVKEANPGIRRLVVEQPYAQNPQWGALDGSIDIWCPLFAFIDESSVRRVQSQGDEVWSYSALVQSAPSYHPSYENVKNDNPPYWQLDFPALSYRIAPWLNRRYGVTGLLYWSTVYWGSPDRDPWDDPGFRIRWNGDGFLFYPGVDAGVDGPVASIRLKNLRDGMEDYEYFQILDRQGKQELVQQIVTQAVPTWGTWNQNPMQLLELRKKLAEAILQK